The region TTCAGGTGTCACAGGTACCGTAGTACCCTAGTACAAGAACCAGATATGACTGAAAATGTCGAAAAGATAATAACTTTTGCACGAGCAGAAGGAAACAAACCGTTAGGTATATTTATGAAAAAAGACTCTGAATTCCTGTCATTTCCCACTATTTACTGTGGTAAAACTCGACCTGATaataaagacaacaacacCTGTTCGTTACAGGACAATATGTAAGTGGGAACTCAGAAGTCAAGATGGAAGAGTAGCACAATCAGTACCAAACGGCCTTTGCCCCCACGCTATTGGCTTTTATTTCTAGACTTGGTATATTCCTTCCAGAACTGACGGAGTTAGTCCAAGGTCAGTTATGGATGTGGTTATCCAGAAGGCTGAGAACCCTTCTCAACAACCTACCGATGTCAAGAAAAACCGTTGTGTCGGGGGTTTCTTGTACTGTGCAAGCCTTTTTAGGAAAAGGTTGCTTCCGTCAATTTACCAAGTACCCTAAGCCCACTATTTGAAGAGCTTGACCCCAAGCctgggtttttgagaatttggCCAGACAAAGATGAAGACAGTCCTCAGATCTTGACCAGCAAAACATACTCGGAACTGCATGCTTCTCCAGAACACGCTTCCCTGTTGAAGTTGCCTTGAAATCTGCTTCCTTAAAGTGTACAGAACATACTCTTGTACTGTTTGTTATGTGTAGATGGACCAGATCATAATACCTGGTGCGGTCATTTCCCGACCAGGCTGATGAATTGTCCACCTTTGTAGTAAAAAATGTGTCAAGGGATGAAGTCTTAAAAGAGATCTCCCGGCTACGTTCTGATTGCTCAACGGGTATTGATAAAATTCCTGTCAAGTTTGTCAAGCTGGCAAGTCACTCTCTCTCTGGTCCACTCACATACATTATTAATTCTTGCATCAATACTTCATCATTCCCAAAAACCTGGAAAACAGCAAGGGTGTCTCCAATTCCCAAAGTCGATAATCCCGTAAACGAAAAGGACTACCGCCCAGTCTCCATTCTGCCCAgtctttcaaaaatatttgagCTGTTAGTGCTTAATCAAATCCTTGTGTTTATTGTAAAGCAAGCACTGCTAGCTTCAAGTATTTCAGGATATCGAAAAGGCCACTCAACGACAACGGTACTAATGGGTATCAGAGATGATATCATACCAGCAATGAAAAAGGGTGAGGTAACATTAATGGTCTGTACTGACTACTCAAATGCTTTTGACACGGTCCAGTTTAAGGCTGTTCTTGCGAAACTACACGAAAaaggattttcaaaatcattcCTCTTGTGGGTACTGAGTTACCTTAGTGAAAGACGCCAGCTTGTTCAAATAGATGATAACTTATCTGAGTTGGCCTATGAGGAGTTCGGGTTGCCTCAAGGATCTATTTTAGGCCCGGTGCTGTTCAACTTGTATGTAGCAGATCTTCAGAAGAACCTTGACTGCCCATGTTATCAGTACGCAGATGATACCACTTTTTTTCTACACACAAAGGTGGCCGACTTGGGGACGTGTTAACGATATGAACAGGGCGATTTCTCGACTAGGAAAGTACTCAAGCGACTCCAATCTTGCTCTCAATGagcataaaacaaaatggatgCTGTTGTCCACAAAGCAAATGGCACGCGTGTATAGTCTGCAGACAGCGTCAGTTAGCATTTCTTGCAACGGAGAGAGTTTGGAACGTGTGACAAGCACCAAACTGCTAGGCGTCCATATGCAAGAACACTTAATGTGGAATATTCATATTAATGAACTAGTAACATCTTGCCATGGAGCGCTGGCCGTGCTGAAGAAGTTAGGTAACCTAGCACCGTTCCGTGTGAAAAAGCAGTTAGTAGAGAGTTTGATCCTATCTAAGTTAGATTATGCTAGTACAGTGTTCCATCCATTGCCATTGTGTCAGCAGAAGCGCTTACAAAGAGTCCAAAATGTATGTGCGGGATATGTCTTAGGTCGCTATGCGAGAGAAGCTGACTGCCTGCAGCTGGTTAGAGCGTAGAAGTTATCAGTTACTACAGTGCGTATTCAAAGCACTATTGATCGTTTTCAACCACGTGACCCAATTTTGTTATGTAGCTCCCATCCGCCATGCTGGTGGACATTTCTATAGAcaaatatggctgccgtggGCACATGTTCGAGCGCTGATGTAGTTGTTTCTGAGTATTACGTCGGTCTCACCGGTTCAGCAAAAGCGAGATATCGTGA is a window of Acropora palmata chromosome 11, jaAcrPala1.3, whole genome shotgun sequence DNA encoding:
- the LOC141896456 gene encoding uncharacterized protein LOC141896456, giving the protein MNRAISRLGKYSSDSNLALNEHKTKWMLLSTKQMARVYSLQTASVSISCNGESLERVTSTKLLGVHMQEHLMWNIHINELVTSCHGALAVLKKLGNLAPFRVKKQLVESLILSKLDYASTVFHPLPLCQQKRLQRVQNVCAGYVLGRYAREADCLQLVRA